The genomic window AATCTGCAAAAATGCAAAGTAGGAGGGAACGGATTTAAAACTTTTATCACTTTCAAATATTTCCCATCAAAAGCGAATTCATCAATATCCTTTACAGATGCAGGTATTTCCAATTCTGTAAGGTGTAATAAATTGCCGAAAGCATTCTTACCAATCCGTTTTAGATTTTTACCCATCTCGATATGAGTTAAACCACTACAGCACCAAAATGCTGAATCGTCAATTTCTTCCACAGAATCTGGAATTGTAATTGATTTTAGAGCATGATGACCAGCTAAAGTGTTCTTACCAATTCGCTTTATGCCTTCAGGAAATAGGACTTCTTCATATTCTTTATTTGATTTCATACGGACTAATAGATAATCGGAAAGTTCATTTGCCTTTGCTTGAATTTTGATTTTTTCTTTTTCATTCATAATAATGCAGATTCTTCCTCCTCCAACCAATTGACATTTTGATATGTCAAGATGAGTCAATTCTTTTAGTTTTCTGATAGCCATAAAGTCTGTTCCATTTAAATTGCCTGTAAGAACAAGGGATTTAACGCTGACATTATAGCTGTTCAAAAGGCTTCTTAAGTAACCAGCTTTTTCGATATTTAATGAAAGTGTATTCATTAGTTGAATTTTATTAAAATCTATTTAAAATGCAAGTAACCTGTTCAAGTAGATTGTATATAATTATCTTTCGTTTGCGAGAAAAATATTTACCAAAAGTAATTCTTGCTAATTAACAGATACTACCTATATATTAATTACAAATTTATTTTTATGAAAATAAGTTGATTGGGTTACTTGACAAGGGTTAAATCCGTATTTATCAACTAATTTATCCTTTTCAATGCAAAACTTTGTGTAGTTTAATGCTGGGTCAAAACGTACCGAATATATAAAATCTTTAGGGTCAATTTTCACATGACAAAGGTAATTCTTATCCTTATTAATCATTTTCTCAGTAGGAACTGATAACAATCTAACTTCTCTTTCGTAACTATATGATTTTCTTTTTATTAATAAAGACTTCAATAAGTTTTCGTTAATTTCGGGATCTTTTAATGCTTCAACTATTATTTCTTTTTTTGGATATAACTCTAAATCTTTTTTCCATAAATAGTCGACTACACCATAATAAAAATCACCTTCGTTAAGTTTTGAAATGGCTATCAATTTCTCAATAGTTGTAGTAATTCTAACACCCATGTGTCTGCCAAATTTGCCATTATCATTTTTCTTAGTTGTATAGTTTTTCCATAATCCATATGAATCACCTTCATAACTCCAACATTGTCCAAATATTTTATTTTTGGAAGGGTGTATGTATTCAATCCCATTTTTATAAATTGTTGCATTAAATATTAAGTTTTCAAGTGGGTCTTCCCATTCTGACGGTTTTACAAAAATTAATTCTTTATTTGAAAGCAAATTATAAAACCTATCCATTAGCTCTATACGATAAAGGAAAGGTTTATTATTTAATGCATTATTTAGATTTCCTAGCCGTTTCATTGTTTAAGGATTTAATTTTTATAAAATATTTAACCATTGCGAATATCGTTATAATCTAATTTGTATTGATTGAATTTACTTTAAATATCAAAAGTATATACATTTTAATAATTTGGAATGGAAAAGCAATATTTTGTTTACTTTCGTTGTCTACATTTATAATTGATTTTTTTATGAAAAGGCCAAGAAATATAAAATCTCATCTGTTAGGAGTATGAATTGGAAACAAAAAGAAATCATTTTAGATAATGGTAATAAAGCTATATCACAAGCACCTATTATTGTATCAGCCAGTCGTTCAACTGATATACCTGCTTTTTATTCTGATTGGTTCTTTCACAGATTAGATATTGGCTATTCAGCATGGACTAATCCTTTTAACGGATTAAAAAGTTATATCTCTTACGAAAATACACGACTAATTGTCTTCTGGTCGAAAAATCCAAAGCCTTTGTTGGCACACTTGTATAAATTAAAAGAACGCAGTATCAATTGCTACATTCAATATACATTAAACGATTATGATGTAGAAAATTTCGAAAGAGGAGTTCCTCCTGTAGCACAACGAATTGACACATTCAAACAAATTGTAGATAAATTAGGAAAGGGTAGTGTAATTTGGCGTTTTGATCCATTGATTCTCACCAATAAAGTCAAAGTTGAAGATTTACTCGAAAAAGCAAAACATATTGGCGATCAATTGTCTGGATATACTGAAAAAATGGTTTTTAGTTTTGCTGATATTGCGAATTATCGTAAAGTGAGAGCTAATCTAGAAAAAAGTGGCGTGAATTATCGCGAATTCTCTGAGGACGAAATGCATCAATTTTCCAGAGGTATCAGTGAAAATAATAAAGCCTGGGGTTACGAATTGACTACTTGTGGTGAAAAAATAGATCTATTACCTTATGGTATACAACATAACCGCTGTGTGGATGACGATTTGATGATAAAGCTTTTTCCAGATGATAAAATACTGATGGATTTTCTCGGTGTTGAAATACAACACCCCGATCTTTTTAATAATAGAACAAACATACTAAAAACAAAAAATAACAAGGACAAGGGACAACGTCAATTTTGTGGTTGTATAGTTAGTAAAGATATCGGTGAATATAATACTTGCCCGCATTTATGCGACTATTGCTATGCGAATGATGCTGATGGTAGGGTTAAAGCTAATTGGAATCAACATTTAAAAAATAATAAAAGCGAAACAATAACAGGGAGGTAGTACTGTGATAGAAAAAGGAACAAGTTATGCATTTTTAGTTGAAAAATTACTAAACCCGACATTTGATAGAATCCGGGATATTGCAAATACATTTACAAAACAATTGCAAGCAGATGTGATAACAGAATTGCATGATATGCTAAACAGAGGTGCTGATTTGATTGAAAATGAGCCTCAAATGTTGATGTACTTACGGTCTTTTGGTCCAATGCATCAAGCAAAATTAATGAATGCTTTCGATCATTTGCCTGATGCTTTTTTTAAAAATACAATTGAAATTATTGATTATGGTTGTGGTCAAGCAATAGGTGAAATTGTTTATGCGGATTTTTTGCTAAAAAAAAGGCTAACTCAAAAAGTTAAGTGTATTACTTTAATTGAGCCTTCCGAGTATTGTCTAAAGCGTGCTGCTCTGCACGTTCATAAGTTTTTTCCAGATGCAGAGATACGAACTGTTTGTAAATACATTGATGATTTGACTTCAGATGACATTTATACAAATGAGAATTTAGAAAAACTGCATGTCTTTTCAAATATTCTGGATATTGAAGCTTTTGATTTGTATAAATTGGTTAATTTGATAAAAGAAAAGTGTGATAGTTTCAATCAATTTGTTTGTGTAAGTCCTTTTCCCTTAAATACTGAAAGATTAGATCAGTTCGCTGAACTGATGGGTGGAAAAATGGAATATAATCAAGATTTTCCCAAAGGAAGTTTTAAAAATGGAAAAGATTGGAGTTGTGCGATACGTTTGTTTTGTATTGGTGATGAAAATAAAAATTCATTAGGCAAGAGTATAGAAGGTTTAAAAATAGAATATATAAATAAGTTAATAAGTGTTAAATTATTTTATAAAACATCATTGTTAGGTAAACTTAGTGATAATGATTTTGATGGAATAAGATTTATTAAGGATTTTGATAATAACAAACACTTAGCAAAAGAATGTATTGAAAATTTTCAAATTTATAAATTATCTGCTGCATATAGAAATCCGTCTGAGAAGAAAATATGGGACAAAGCGGTGTCTTGCTATAAGAATGCGGCTCTTGATGGAGAAATTGAAGCTTACAATAATCTAGGAATTTTATTTAATTACGCAGGTGAAGATGAGCTATCATTTGACTTTTTCATGTTGGGAGCAAAAGGTGGAAGCACAAATGCAATGTTTAACATCAGTGTGGCTTATTTTTCAGGAAGTAATGATAAATTCTTAAATGACGAAAAATATATCTACTGGACTAAATGCTCTGCTGAAGTGGGAAATTTAACAGCAATATTTAATCTTGCTGTGTGTTATCAATTTGGGATACATACAAATATTAATCTTGAGTTGGCAGTTAAATATTATATGAGCGGATTAGAGATTAAAGCAGAAGACAGTTCCGATCGTTATTTGCAAGAGAAAATCTCATATAATCTTGCGCTAATGAGCTACTACGGTTTTGGAATGCAGCAAAATTACAAAAAAGCTGTAGACATTTTTTTAAAATTATCATTGCCTGATGCTAAAAATGTATTAGGTGTATGCTATGCATTAGGTAATGGTGTTGATCCAGATATTAAAAAAGCGATTGATTTTTTTAAACAAGCAGTAATAATTGAAACAGAACCAGGTCGTAAAGTTGCACAATATAATTTAGGCGTATGTAATGAAGAAGGATATGGTATATCGATAGATAAAAAATGTGCATTAGATTTATATACTAAATCTGCTACGTATGGGCCTCTAATATTACAAGATGGATATGTGTTTGCTCAATATAAAATGGGACTTATATATCATTATGGAGAATTTGTTACTAAAGATATAGAAAAAGCCTTTGGATGGTTCTCCAAAGCTGCAGAACAAGGTTATGCAGGTGCTCAATTATATTTGGGTTTATATTATGAAGAAGGTCTTGGTGTAACAAAAAATTATGTGAAAGCAATTGAATTTTACAATAAAGCTGCGGAACAAGGTTATACAGATGCATATTTCAGATTGGGGAATTGCTATAAAGATGGTATAATTTTAAAACAAGATTTTAAAAAAGCCGTAGAATTTTTTATTAAAGGAGAAGAATTTGGATGTGATGAGTGTAAAGAAGCTATAAATTATGATAAAAAAATTAAAAGATGTCCCAAATGTCAAAATTCATTAGGGATGTGTTATTTATATGGAAAAGGGGTTGAACAAAATTATTTTAAATCTGTAGAATGGTTTATTAAAGCGGCAAACCAAGGTTTTGAGAAAGCCCAAATTAATTTAGGTATTCGTTATTATACCGGAGAAGGAGTAAAAAAAGATTTTAAAAAAGCAGTTGATCTATTTATTAAATTGGCTGAAAAAGGAGATGTGTATGCACAATACCACCTAGGGATATGTTATATAATTGGGGATGCTTTGACTCAAAATTTACCTCTTGCTAAGAAATGGCTGACTATTGCGGCTAAACAGGAATTTGAACCAGCGAAAAAAGTACTTTCAAAGATAAATAATTAAGGATTGATGATGATAATTTTTTTAATTATATCGTTATTAAATAAATGGATTATTATATGAATAAAGCTAGTGATTTTGGACTAAAGCTAATGTTTGATCAGCAAATGTTTGCTTTAATATATTTTAAAGGTCGAGACTATGGCAATAAAACGGCCCTATATCTTATTGAGCGTGATCGTTGGGAAAATGCAGGTGAAGATGATGTATTATGCCTTTATCACACACTCATAGAGCCGGATGGAACAGTTAAAGCATTTACACCAAAAGGAGAAATGGAACAATTTAATTGTTTTACTCCGTATCCTTTAAAAAGAGATTATATTGAGATAATCCCTTAGGTTTAATAAGTTTTGCATTTGGGTTATTCAATAGACATATGTTATATGTACAGCTAACCTTGTTGTCTGACAGATTGTTTAGGTTTAGAAATAAAAATTTTTAACGGTATCGAAAGGTCTTTTTCCTAGGTTTCTGTAACCACTGTGAGGTCTTTCGTAATTGTAGTGTTTAAGCCAGACATCAAAGTCCTCCTGAAGTTAACCGAGCGCGGTGTAGACCTTCTTTCTGAAGGCCACAGGGATAAATTCTTCTTTGACAGTTCTGTTGAACCTTTCCACAAAGCCTTTTGTTCTGGGCGTCCTGACCATTGTGGTACGATGCTCAATATCGATAATTGAAGAAAGAGCTCATAGGGATGGGCATCCCTACCACATTATTCCCTCCTATTGTCGGTCAGTATTGCTTCGACTGTAAAGTAAGTATCCGGTAAACCCCGTTGGAAGTACAGAGATTTCGGCATTAGCAGAATAGTATTTTTGGCATCAATGATGCAGTGACTGCTTAACAAAGATATATATTTTTTTATTCATTCGTTATTATTGATCGTTTTACGGTTTTGTTTCATAGATTAGGTTTATAAGACAAAGAACCTGTTTCCATCCTCTTTGTTTACAGCGAGTGCCATCACATCAATCAATAAACCAA from Candidatus Margulisiibacteriota bacterium includes these protein-coding regions:
- a CDS encoding leucine-rich repeat domain-containing protein, with protein sequence MNTLSLNIEKAGYLRSLLNSYNVSVKSLVLTGNLNGTDFMAIRKLKELTHLDISKCQLVGGGRICIIMNEKEKIKIQAKANELSDYLLVRMKSNKEYEEVLFPEGIKRIGKNTLAGHHALKSITIPDSVEEIDDSAFWCCSGLTHIEMGKNLKRIGKNAFGNLLHLTELEIPASVKDIDEFAFDGKYLKVIKVLNPFPPTLHFCR
- a CDS encoding DUF1848 domain-containing protein — encoded protein: MNWKQKEIILDNGNKAISQAPIIVSASRSTDIPAFYSDWFFHRLDIGYSAWTNPFNGLKSYISYENTRLIVFWSKNPKPLLAHLYKLKERSINCYIQYTLNDYDVENFERGVPPVAQRIDTFKQIVDKLGKGSVIWRFDPLILTNKVKVEDLLEKAKHIGDQLSGYTEKMVFSFADIANYRKVRANLEKSGVNYREFSEDEMHQFSRGISENNKAWGYELTTCGEKIDLLPYGIQHNRCVDDDLMIKLFPDDKILMDFLGVEIQHPDLFNNRTNILKTKNNKDKGQRQFCGCIVSKDIGEYNTCPHLCDYCYANDADGRVKANWNQHLKNNKSETITGR
- a CDS encoding tetratricopeptide repeat protein, with the translated sequence MIEKGTSYAFLVEKLLNPTFDRIRDIANTFTKQLQADVITELHDMLNRGADLIENEPQMLMYLRSFGPMHQAKLMNAFDHLPDAFFKNTIEIIDYGCGQAIGEIVYADFLLKKRLTQKVKCITLIEPSEYCLKRAALHVHKFFPDAEIRTVCKYIDDLTSDDIYTNENLEKLHVFSNILDIEAFDLYKLVNLIKEKCDSFNQFVCVSPFPLNTERLDQFAELMGGKMEYNQDFPKGSFKNGKDWSCAIRLFCIGDENKNSLGKSIEGLKIEYINKLISVKLFYKTSLLGKLSDNDFDGIRFIKDFDNNKHLAKECIENFQIYKLSAAYRNPSEKKIWDKAVSCYKNAALDGEIEAYNNLGILFNYAGEDELSFDFFMLGAKGGSTNAMFNISVAYFSGSNDKFLNDEKYIYWTKCSAEVGNLTAIFNLAVCYQFGIHTNINLELAVKYYMSGLEIKAEDSSDRYLQEKISYNLALMSYYGFGMQQNYKKAVDIFLKLSLPDAKNVLGVCYALGNGVDPDIKKAIDFFKQAVIIETEPGRKVAQYNLGVCNEEGYGISIDKKCALDLYTKSATYGPLILQDGYVFAQYKMGLIYHYGEFVTKDIEKAFGWFSKAAEQGYAGAQLYLGLYYEEGLGVTKNYVKAIEFYNKAAEQGYTDAYFRLGNCYKDGIILKQDFKKAVEFFIKGEEFGCDECKEAINYDKKIKRCPKCQNSLGMCYLYGKGVEQNYFKSVEWFIKAANQGFEKAQINLGIRYYTGEGVKKDFKKAVDLFIKLAEKGDVYAQYHLGICYIIGDALTQNLPLAKKWLTIAAKQEFEPAKKVLSKINN